The following proteins are co-located in the Plectropomus leopardus isolate mb unplaced genomic scaffold, YSFRI_Pleo_2.0 unplaced_scaffold2657, whole genome shotgun sequence genome:
- the LOC121966989 gene encoding protocadherin gamma-A6 has product MSTVHLFLKECSIMDQRINFKWWLNFLMFCLLFGASFGEVRYVLPEEMQRGSVIGNVARDLGLKVSELDARRARVVAEGTSQLCELDTASGNLLISQRIDREELCAQATVCILQYQLLLEDPLQAYSLVLDIADINDNSPVFAAEEIKLDLVESTVLGRRFPLESAHDPDLGTNTVSEYKLSPNDHFALEMSTQINGNAYPELVLKKALDREAQAEHVLKINGIDGGNPVRSGTASIHIRVLDANDNVPVFSQRVYKASVPENSAIGTVIAKLNATDSDEGVYGEITYSFSHLSDKIGELIEINPQTGEVKVAGVIDYEEASSHELDVKAKDGGGQASHCKLIIDVIDVNDNKPIIEIKSASANVAEDSKPGTMVALINIYDLDTGSSGRVTCTIPDNVPFKFVSEVKNYYMLVTDGVLDRELQPEYNITVTATDAGSPSLSSVKVLTIVVNDINDNPPTFTQSEYNANILENQPVGTFVMKVKAEDIDDGSNAKILYQISKDTKSDVSSFLTINSDTGELYTSRLFDYEQSVHFQIKVTARDGGDPPLSTTCTVNAFIKDQNDNAPVILYPVQTTGFIAEDMVPVEAPRGYLVTKVVAVDADSGHNAWLSYRIIKATRPNLFMVGLHTGEIRTVRAFMEDDEPKQTVVVSVTDNGPESLSATATVSVVIGDGLPVLNELFEFAEESQESDDLTLYLIIALIAVSSLLILLISGVFYFKLCKRSYVYRSTTASLPVFPTTYCPPSFTDYSRCGTLLKDERYDSFMTTGSWRGDFRFGSSTDTDTLKQRSAAYQKNTLRRASGDRASLKVRTGASHPCYVVK; this is encoded by the coding sequence ATGTCGACAGTGCATCTGTTTCTCAAGGAATGTTCAATAATGGACCAGCGAATAAACTTTAAATGGTGGCtaaattttttaatgttttgcctCCTTTTTGGTGCTTCGTTTGGAGAGGTCCGTTACGTCCTTCCAGAGGAAATGCAGCGGGGGTCGGTTATCGGGAATGTTGCGCGGGATCTGGGGCTGAAAGTGTCGGAGCTTGATGCTCGTCGGGCCCGTGTTGTTGCAGAAGGAACTAGTCAGCTGTGTGAGCTGGACACTGCGTCAGGGAATCTTTTGATCAGCCAACGGATAGACCGTGAGGAGCTCTGCGCGCAAGCCACTGTCTGCATCCTCCAATATCAGCTTTTACTTGAAGATCCCCTTCAAGCATACAGCCTAGTTTTGGATATTGCAGATATAAATGACAACAGCCCAGTGTTCGCCGCTGAGGAGATAAAACTAGATTTAGTCGAATCCACTGTTCTGGGGAGGCGCTTTCCCTTGGAGAGCGCGCATGACCCCGATCTGGGAACCAACACCGTCAGTGAATATAAACTGAGCCCGAATGATCATTTTGCACTGGAAATGAGTACCCAAATAAACGGCAATGCTTATCCAGAACTAGTTCTTAAAAAGGCATTGGACCGGGAGGCACAAGCTGAACATGTACTGAAAATCAATGGAATTGACGGGGGAAATCCAGTCAGATCCGGAACTGCTTCTATCCATATCCGTGTTTTGGACGCCAATGACAACGTGCCAGTTTTCAGCCAACGTGTCTACAAGGCCTCTGTGCCAGAGAACTCGGCTATAGGAACTGTCATAGCAAAGCTAAATGCCACGGACTCAGATGAAGGTGTTTATGGAGAGATAACATACTCTTTCAGTCACTTGTCTGACAAGATTGGGGAACTAATTGAAATTAACCCCCAGACTGGAGAAGTTAAGGTGGCAGGTGTTATTGACTATGAAGAGGCTAGTTCGCATGAGCTGGACGTCAAAGCTAAAGATGGGGGTGGTCAGGCGTCTCACTGTAAACTTATAATTGACGTCATTGATGTAAATGACAATAAGCCAATCATAGAAATAAAGTCAGCCTCTGCTAATGTGGCCGAAGACTCTAAACCAGGAACTATGGTTGCTCtgattaatatttatgatttggaCACTGGAAGCAGCGGGCGCGTCACGTGTACGATCCCAGACAATGTGCCATTTAAATTTGTATCGGAGGTAAAAAACTATTACATGTTAGTGACTGACGGAGTACTAGACAGAGAACTTCAACCTGAGTATAACATCACAGTAACTGCCACTGATGCGggctctccctcactctctagTGTAAAGGTTTTAACAATCGTGGTCAATGATATTAATGATAACCCTCCAACTTTTACACAGAGCGagtacaatgccaacatattGGAAAACCAACCCGTTGGCACGTTTGTGATGAAAGTCAAAGCAGAGGACATTGACGACGGATCTAATGCTAAAATCCTGTACCAAATATCAAAGGACACAAAGTCAGACGTGTCCTCCTTCCTCACCATCAACTCAGACACAGGGGAGCTCTATACATCGCGCCTCTTTGATTATGAGCAGTCCGTTCACTTTCAAATTAAGGTGACAGCTCGGGATGGAGGCGACCCTCCACTCTCCACCACCTGCACTGTAAACGCTTTTATCAAGGACCAAAATGACAATGCACCTGTTATCTTATATCCTGTCCAAACCACCGGGTTCATAGCTGAAGATATGGTGCCAGTTGAAGCTCCTAGAGGCTACCTGGTTACTAAGGTGGTAGCTGTGGACGCCGACTCTGGCCATAACGCGTGGCTTTCCTACAGAATAATCAAAGCAACGCGGCCTAACTTGTTTATGGTCGGTTTGCATACAGGAGAAATTAGAACTGTGCGAGCATTTATGGAGGACGACGAACCGAAACAAACTGTCGTTGTTTCAGTGACAGATAACGGGCCTGAATCTCTGTCTGCCACCGCGACAGTCAGCGTGGTGATTGGTGATGGGCTGCCTGTTTTAAACGAGCTCTTTGAGTTTGCGGAGGAATCACAGGAGAGCGATGACCTAACACTTTATTTGATTATCGCCCTGATAGCCGTTTCCTCTCTTCTCATCCTTTTAATCAGCGGAGTGTTTTACTTTAAGCTCTGCAAGCGCAGTTATGTTTACCGATCAACCACCGCTAGTCTCCCGGTTTTCCCCACGACCTACTGCCCCCCTAGTTTTACAGATTATAGCCGTTGTGGCACCCTGCTGAAAGATGAACGATATGATTCCTTCATGACCACAGGGTCGTGGAGAGGCGATTTTCGCTTCGGCTCAAGCACAGATACCGACACGTTAAAGCAAAGAAGTGCGGCCTATCAAAAAAACACGTTAAGGCGCGCGAGTGGCGACAGAGCTAGTCTGAAGGTGAGGACAGGTGCATCGCATCCCTGTTACGTGGTGAAATGA